Part of the Crossiella cryophila genome, GGTGCGGAAGACCGAGCGGGCCGCGCGCACGTCGGCGCTGGTCACCGGCAGTGGGCGCAGTGCCCCTTCGGCGAACAGGGCCATCAGCCCGGTCAGCATGGCACCGATCCGCTCGGGGCCTGCCTCGACCATGTCGAATGCCTGGTAGCCGGGGATGCCTTCGCGGAGGTCGGTTTTGCCCATTTCCAGGAACCGGCCGCCCTCGGTGAGCAGGCCCAGGGAGGCGTCGATGTACTCACCGGCGAGGGAGTTGAGCACCACGTCGATGTCGCGGAAGCGGTCGGCGAACTCGAGGGATCGGGAGGAGGCGATGTGGTCGTCGTCCAGGCCGAGCGAGCGCAGGGTGTCCCACTTGCTTTCGCTGGCGGTGGCGAAGACCTCCAGCCCGAAGTGCCTGGCGAGCTGGATCGCGGCCATGCCTACGCCGCCGGTTCCGGCGTGTACCAACAGTTTCTCGCCGCGGCGGACTCGGGCGAGGTCGACCAGGCCGTAGTAGGCGGTGAGGAAGGCGATCGGGATGCTGGCCGCCTCGGCGAACGCCCACCCGTCCGGGATCCGGGCGACCAGGCGCTGATCGGCCACGACGGTGGTGCCGAAGGCGGCGGGTGCCATGGCCAGCACCTTGTCCCCCACGGCCAGTCCGGTGACGTCCGGGCCGACCTCGGTGATCACGCCGGCGGCCTCGCCGCCGAGCGGGCCGGGGTCGCCGGGGTACATGTCCAGGGCGCTGAGCACGTCGCGGAAGTTGAGCCCGGCGGCGCGCACCGCGAGCCGCACGTGCCCGGCTGGCAACGGTTCTGCCTGTTCGGGGCAGGCGACCAGGGCGAGTCCGGCCAGGGTGCCGCGTTCGGTGGTTTCCAGTCGCCAGTGGTTGGCGGGCGGTGGGATGAGGGTGTCGGTGTCGGGCTGCCACAGCTCGGGGGCGCGGGCGATGCCCTCGCGTACGGCGATCCGGGGTTCGCCGGTGGCCACCGCGGCGGCGAGCTGGGCGAGGTCGAGTTCGGCGGTCGGGTCCAGGTCGATCAGGGTGATCCGGTCCGGGTGCTCGTTCTGCGCGGTGTGCACCAGGCCCCAGATCGCGGCGGCGGCCGGGTCGGTGTCGGTCGCGCCCGCGGTGACCACGACCAGGTGGGTGGTGTCCGCGCGCGGGTCGGCGAGCCAGCGCTGCAGCCGGTCCAGCACCAGTGCGGTCAGCCGGTGCGTTCTGTCCACAATGGACTCATCGTCCGCTCGCGGGACTGGCATGACCAGGTGGGTGGGGTTGCCCTCGGCGGTGGCCGGGTCCTCGGCGATCAGCCAGCCGTCGACCTCGCCGGGTGCCAGTTCGCCCAGTGCACGCCAGGTCGGGGTGAGCACGGTGGTGTCGTCGGTGAGCGCGCCGTCGGGCAGTGGGCGGGTGGTCATGCCGCCGATGGTGAGCACCGGTGCGCCGGTGGGGTCGGTGACCGCGAGGGTGACCTGGTCGCCGGTGGTGGTCAGCGCGATCCGGACCCTGGTGGCGCCGGAGGCGTGCAGGACCACGTCGGTGAAGGTGAACGGCAGCCGGGTCCCGCCGTCGCCGATGGCGAAGGCGGCGGTCTGCAGCACGGCGTCGAGCAGGGCCGGGTGGATGCCGTAGCCGGTGGCGGGCAGGCCGGGCAGCTCCGCGGCGGCCCACACCCGGCCGTCCTGTGCCCACACCTCGGTCAGGCCCTGGAAGGCCGGTCCGTAGCGGACTTCGCCGTCCTGGCCGTACAGCCCGGCGGTGTCCACCCGGGTGCCCTCGGGGGTCCACGGTCCGATCGGGGTGGGGCCGCCGGTGGTGAGCAGGCCGGTGGCGTGCCGGGTCCAGTCGGCGTGCTCGGCGCGGGCGTGCACGGTCACCGCCCAGCCGCCGTCCCGTTCGGCGAGCGAGACGCGCAGCTGCACGCCGCCGCGGGCCGGGAGCACCAGCGGGGCTTCCAGGACGAGTTCGGCGAGCCGGGTGCAGCCCACCGCGTCCCCGGCGCGCACCGCGAGTTCGACCAGGGCCGCGCCGGGCAGTAGCACGGACCCGCGCACGGTGTGCTGGGCCAGCCACGGGTGGGTGGCCAGGGAGAGCCTGCCGGTGAACAGCGGCGCGCCGGAGTCGGGCAGCGCGACCAGGGCGCCCAGCAGCGGGTGGTCGGCGGGGGCCAGGCCCGCGCCGGTCACATCACCCGTGTTCGCCGGGGCGGCGGGCCAGTAGCGCTGGTGCTGGAACGGGTAGACGGGCAGGTCCACCAGGTTCGCGGCAGGCAGCAGGGGCCGCCAGTCGACCGGCACGCCGCTGACGAAGAGCCGGGCGGCCGAGTCGAGCAGGCGGCGCGGGCCGGGTTCGTCGCGGCGCAGGGTGCCGACCGCGCCGGCCTCGGGCCGGGTCTCCTGGATGGCCGCGGTGAGCACCGGGTGCGGGCCGACCTCCAGGAAGACCTGGTGGCCAGCCTCGGCCGCGGTGTGCACGGCGTCGGCGAAGCGGACGGTGTGCCGGGTGTTGCGCACCCAGTAGGCGGCGTCGGCGGAGCTGGTGTCGAGGACCTCGCCGGTGACCGAGGAGTAGACCGGGATGGGGGCAGGGCGGGGCTGGATTCCGGCCAGGTCGGCCAGCATCCGGTCGGCGATCCGGTCGACCGGGGCGGCGTGTGCGGCGTAGTCGATCGGGAGCAGGGTGGCGCGCACGCCGTCCGCCACGCACCGGTCCACCAGTGCCCGCACCGCGTGGATCTCGCCGGAGACCACGACCGAGGTGGGGCTGTTGATCGCGGCGATGGACAGGCCCTCGCCGAGGAGTCCGGCGACCTGTTCGGCGGGCAGCCGCACCGCGGCCATGCCGCCGCTCCCGGCCAGCTCGGCGGCGATGGCCTTGGCGCGCAGGGAAACGATCCGGGCACCGTCCTCAAGAGACAGTCCACCGGCCACGCACAGCGCGGCGATCTCGCCCTGGGAGTGGCCGATGACCGCGGCAGGCCGAACGCCGAGTGAGCGCCACACCGCGGCCAGGGACACCATGATCGCCCACAGCAGGGGTTGCACGACCTCGACCTTGGCCAGTGCCACCTCGTCGCCGAGAACCTCGGCCGGGGTCCAGTCCTGGTAGGGCGCCAGGGCCCGGGTGCACTCGGCCAGGGCTTCGGCGAACACGGGATGGTCGAGCAGGTCCAGGGCCATCCCGGCCCATTGACCGCCCTGGCCGGGGAAGACCAGCACGGGGCCGCGGTCGGTGTCGGCCTGCCCGTGCACGGCCTCGGCGGCCGGGTCGGCGGCGGTGAAGGCACGCAGTGCGGCGGCCAGTTCAGCGCGGTCGGTGCCGGTGACGACCAGGCGGTGCGCGAGCCGGGCGCGGGCGGTGGCCAGGGTCCAGGCGATGTCGGCGGCGCTGCCCGCGGTGTCGGCGATTCGCTCGGCCTGCTCGCGCAGGGCGGCGGCCGAGCTGGCCGAGAGCACCCACGGCAGCAGGTCGGCGGCCGGGGTTTCCTTGGGCGGCAAGGGTTCTGCTGCTTCTAGGATGACGTGCGCGTTGGTGCCGGAGACACCGAAGGAGGACACCCCGGCCCGGCGTGGGCGACCGGTCTCCGGCCACGGGCGGGCCTCGGTCAGCAGTTCGACCGAACCCGCTGACCAGTCCACTGTGGAGGATGGCGCGTCGATGTGCAGGCTCTGGGGCAGGGTGCCGTGCCGCATGGCCTGGACCATCTTGATGATCCCGGCCACGCCCGCGGCGGCCTGGGTGTGGCCCAGGTTGGACTTCAGCGAGCCCAGGTAGAGCGGGGTCTCGCGGTCCTGGCCGTAGGTGGCGAGTACCGCCTGCGCCTCGATGGGATCGCCCAGGACCGTGCCGGTGCCGTGGCCTTCGACGGTGTCCACTTCGGACGGTGTGAGTCCGGCGGCGGCGAGGGCCTGCTGGATCACGCGTTGCTGGGCCGGGCCGTTGGGTGCGGTGAGGCCGTTGGAGGCGCCGTCCTGGTTGACCGCGCTGCCGCGCACCACCGCGAGGACGCGGCGACCCTCACGCCGGGCGTCGGAGAGTCGTTGCACGACAAGGACACCGACACCCTCGGCCCACCCGGTGCCGTCCGCCGCCTCGGCGTAGGGCTTGCACCGGCCGTCGGTGGACAGGCCACCCTGCAAGGAGAACCCGATGAACGCGTCCGGGGTGGCCAGCACACTCACCCCGCCCACCAGGGCCATGCCGCACTCGCCACTGCGCAGGGCCTGCGCGGCCCAGTGCAGGGCCACCAGCGAGGAGGAGCACGCCGTGTCCACGGTGACCGCGGGGCCCTGCAACCCCAGGGTGTAGGCGATCCGGCCGGAGATCACGCTCTGCGAGCCGCCGGTGATCATGTGCCCGGCGACCTCGGCGGAGTCCCCGGCGGCGGCGATGTAACCGGAGGGCATGGCCCCCGCGAACACCCCGACCGGTTCCCCGGCCAGCGAGGACGGGTCGATGCCCGCGTGTTCCAGTGCCTCCCAGGAGGTTTCCAGCAGCAGCCGCTGTTGCGGGTCGGTGGCCACCGCCTCCCGCGGTGAGATGCCGAAGAAGGCCGCGTCGAACCCGGCCGCGTCGGTGAGGAATCCGCCCTCGGTGGTGACCGAATCGCCGCTGGACAAGGCGTCCAGGTCCCAGCCGCGGTCGGCCGGGAAGCCGCTGATCGCGTCCCGGCCCTCGGCGAGCAGTTCCCACAGCTCGTCCGGCGTGCCGACCCCGCCGGGCAGGCGGCAGGCCATGCCGACGATGGCGATCGGGTCCTCGGCGACCACCGCGGATTGGGTGGTCCGGGTGCTGGTGCTCGCGCCGCCGAGCAGCCCGGTGAGGTGGTCGGCGACCGCGGTGACGCTGGGGTGGTCGAATACCAGGGTGGCGGGCAGGCGCAGGCCGGAGGCGGCGGCGATCCGGTTGCGCAGTTCGACGGCGGTCAGCGAGTCGAAGCCGAGTTCCTTGAACGGACGGGTCGCGCTCACGGCGGCTGGGGAGTTGTGGCCGAGTACGGCGGCCACGTGCCCGCCGACCAGGTCGCGCAGCAGTCGCGGCCGGTCCTCGGCTGGGGTGTCCCGCCAGCGCTGGGCGAAGCCTTCGCCGGTGGCGCCCTGGTCCGCGACCGGCCGGGCGGCGGTGGCCGGGAACAGCGCGCGCAGCACCGGCAGTTCACCCGCGCCGGGGGCCAGCCGGGTCAGGCCGGTCACGGGTGCGTTGGTGGCCAGGGCGGTGTCGAACAGGGCCAGGCCCTGGGCGATCGACAGCGGTGGCAGCGGTGAGCGTTCCAGGCGGCGGCGGTCGGTCTCGGCGAGTGCGCCGGTGCGGCCGACCTCCGGGGTCCAGGCGCCCCAGGCCAGGGAGATCCCGGCCAGGCCCTGGTCACGGCGCCACTGGATCAGGGCGTCGGCGTAGGTGTTGGCGGCGGCGTAGTTGCCCTGCCCGGCGTTGCCCAGGATCCCGGCCAGTGAGGAGAACACCGCGAACAGCGGGAGGTCACCGGCCAGCTCGTGCAGGTGCCAGAGGCCGTCGACCTTGGGTGCCAGCACGGTGTGGAGTTGTTCGGCGGTGAGGTTGCCGGTGAGGCCGTCGTCGAGCACCCCGGCCGCGTGCACCACACCGCGAACCGGGTGCGCGGCAAACAGAGCGGCCACGGTGTCCCGGTCAGCGACGTCACCGGCCACTACCGTTGCGGTGGCACCGAGTTCGGCGAGTTCGGCGACCAGTTCCGCGCCACCGCCGCTACGGCTGAGCAGGACCAGTTCGCGCACGCCGTAGGCGGTGACCAGGTGTTTGGCGAGCAGGCCGCCGAGTCCGCCGGTGCCACCGGTCACCAGCACAGGGCCGTCGACAACTGGCGGGCTGCCTGCGTTGGTGGCCCGGACCAGGCGCAGTCCCAGCAGCCGGTCTCCGCGCACGGCGACCTGGGTTTCGCCGGTGGACACCGCGCGCGCCAGCAGGTCCGTGTTCGCGTCGGACTCGGTGTCCACCAGGGTGATCAGGCCGGGGTTCTCGGACTGGGCGGCCCGCACCAGGCCCCACACCGCCGCGGCGGCCAGGTCGGTGGCGGCGACCGCGCCCCGGGTGTGCACGATCAGCCGGGTGCCCGCGAGGCGCTGCAACCGGTCCAGGACCCATTCGGTGCGCTGGTGCACCGCGACGGGATCCGGGGTTTCCTGATGTGGCAAGGACAGCACCACGACCTCGGCGTCCGCGGGCGGTTCGGTGCCGGGCTCGATGACGGCCCAGCCCGCCGTGTCCGGAAGGGTGCCCTCGGACAGCTCGATCCACTGCGGCACCAGGACCGCGGTGTCGCCGGGGCCTTCGACGAGGTCGCCTTCGGGCAGCGGTCGCAAGGTCAGCGTGCCGACGGTGAGCACGGGTGCGCCCGCGTGGTCGGTGCAGGTGAGGGAGACCGAATCGGGGCCGGTGCGGGTGAGCAGGGCACGCAGGCGGGTGGCGCCGGTGGCGTGCAGCACGACGTCGGCGAGCAGGAACGGCAGCGCGGGGCCGTGTTCGGCGAGGCCGGTGAACCCGGCGGCGTGCAGCACGGCGTCGAACAGGGCGGGGTGGATGCCGTAGCCGGTGCTGGGCACCTCCGGCAGTTCGACCTCGGCCCACACCCGGTCTCCCGCGACCCTGGCCCGGCGCAGGCCCTGGAAGGCGGGGCCGTAGGCGATCGGGCCGTCCGGGGCGTACAGCCCGCCGAGATCGGCCTCGGGTCCCTCCGGCGCCCAAGTGGTGTCTGGGGCAGCGCTGACGTCCGTGGTGAGCAGCCCGGTCGCGTGCCGGGTCCAGGCCGTCGTGCCCTCGGGGCGGGCGTGCACGGCCAGCACCCAGCTGTGGGCCTGCTCGGTCAGCGAAACCCTTACCTGGCAACCGCGTTCGGTCAGTACCAGTGGTGTTTCCAGTACCAGCTCGGCCACCCGGGCGCAGCCCACGGCGTCGCCGGCACGGATGGCCAGTTCGGCGAATCCGGTGCCGGGGAAGACGATCCGGCCGCGGACGCGGTGGTCGGCCAGCCACGGGTGCGCGGTGGCGCCGAGGCGGCCGGTGAGCACCAGGGTGCCCGGGTCGGCCAGCGAGACCACCGCGCCGAGCAGCGGGTGCCCGGCCGGTTCCAGTCCGGCGGCCGCGACATCGGCGGTCAGTGGCAGGGCCGCGGGCCAGAACCGGCTGTGCTGGAAGGCGTAGGCGGGCAGGTCGACCCGGGTGCTGCCGGGCAGGGCGGCGGCCCAGTCGACGGTGCCGCCCCTGGCGAACAGCTCGGCGAGTGCGGTGAGCATCTGGCGGCGGCCGCCCGCACCACGGCGCAGGGCGCCGACGGCGATGGCCTCCGGTGCGGTGTCCTGCACGGCGGTGGTGAGCACCGGGTGTGGGCTGACCTCGACGAAGGTGTTGAGCCCGTCGGCGATCGCGGTGCGGGTGGCGCGCTCGAAGCGGACCGTCTCACGCAGGTTGCGCACCCAGTAGGCGGCATCGGCCCCCGCGGTGTCGAAGGCCGCGCCGGTCACCGTGGAGTACACCGGCACGGTGGCCGGACGCGGTGAGATCGGGGCCAGTTCGGCGAGCAACCGCTCGGCGATCCGTTCCACCTGCGCGGAATGCGAGGCGTAGTCGACCGGGATGACCTTCGCGCGCACCTCCTCGGCCTCGCAGCGGGCGACCAGCTCGGCAATGGCGTCCGGATCGCCGGAGACCACCACGGAGTTCGGGCCGTTGACCGCGGCCACCGCGAGCCTGCCCTGCCAGTCGCGGATCAACTCGATGGCGGCGGCCACCGGCAGCGGCACCGCGGCCATGCCGCCCTGTCCGGCCAGGGTGTCCGCGATCGCCCTGCTGCGCAGCGCGACAACCCTCGCACCATCCACAAGAGACAGTCCACCCGCGACACAGACCGCGGCGATCTCACCCTGGGAGTGCCCGAGCACCGCATCGGGCTCCACACCCAGTGACCGCCACAGTGCGGCGAGGGAGACCATCACCGCCCACAGCGCGGGCTGCACGACGTCCACCCTGGCCAGGGATTCCTCGTCCGCCAGCACCTCCCGCAGATCCCAGTCCACAAAGGACTTCAGCGCGGCGGCACACTCGTCCAGCGCGGCGGCGAACACGGCGGACTCGGCCAGCAGCTCCACCGCCATCCCCGCCCACTGCGCGCCCTGGCCGGGGAAGACGAACACCAGCCCGGACACCGGCCCGGCCTCGCCCAGCACGACACCGGGCGCGGGCACATCGTCAGCAACCGCCCGCAGCCCGGCCACCAGCTCGTCCCGGTCCGCGCCGATCACCACGGCTCGGTGAGCGAACGCGGTGCGCGCCAACAAGGTCCGACCCACCGCGGCGCTGTCAGCAGGCAGGTCGGCGAGCAGCCGAGCGGCCTGGTCACGCAGGGCCTGCCCGGTTCGGCCGGAGAGCACCCAAGGCAGTACCTCGACCGCCGGATCCTCAACCTCGGCCCGAGCGGGGGCGGCTTCCAGGATGACGTGCGCGTTGGTGCCGGACACGCCGAAGGAGGACACCGCGGCCCGGCGCGGCCTGCCCGTCTCCGGCCACGGGGTGGCCTCGGTGAGCAGCCGCACCGATCCGGCGGTCCAGTCGATCCGGCTGGACGGGGCGTCCACGTGCAGCGTCGAGGGCAGTACCCCGTGCCGCAACGCCATGATCATCTTGATCACCCCGGCCACCCCGGCGGCGGCCTGACTGTGCCCGAGGTTGGACTTCAGTGATCCCAGCAGCAGTGGGGTGTCCCGGTCCTGGCCGTAGGTGGCGATCAGCGCCTGTGCCTCGATGGGGTCGCCGAGCACGGTGCCGGTGCCGTGCGCCTCGACAGCGTCCACTTCGGACGGTGCGAGCCCGGCGACGGCCAGGGCCTGCCGGATCACCTTCTGCTGCGCCGGTCCGTTGGGTGCGGTCAGGCCGTTGGAGGCGCCGTCCTGGTTGACCGCGCTCCCGCGCACCACCGCCAGCACCTGGCGGCCTTCACGTACCGCGTCCGAAAGTCGTTGCACCACAAGGATACCAACGCCCTCGGACCACCCGGTGCCGTCCGCGCCGTCGGCGAATGCCTTGCACCGCCCGTCCGCGGCCATCCCACCCTGCCGGGAGAACCCGACGAACGTGTCGGGCGTGGCCATCACGGTGACCCCACCGGCCAGCGCCATCGAGCACTCCCCCGCGCGCAGCGCCTGCACCGCCAGATGCAACGCGACCAGCGAGGACGAGCACGCGGTGTCCACCGTCATGGCGGGCCCTTGCAGGCCCAGCACGTAGGAGACCCGGCCGGAGGCGACGCTCTGCGAGCCGCCGGTGATCAGGTGTCCGGCCAGGTCCTCGCCGGAGCCCGCGGCCAGGTCGAGGTAGCCGGAGGGGAATGTCCCGGTGAACACGCCGACGTCGGTGCCGGTGAGTCCGGCCGGGTCGAGTCCGGCGTGTTCCAGTGCCTCCCAGGAGGTTTCCAGCAGCAGCCGCTGCTGCGGGTCCATGGCCAGGGCCTCACGCGGGGAGATGCCGAAGAACTCGGGGTCGAAATCGGCCACCCCGTCCAGGAATCCGCCGTGTTCGGTGACCGAGCCACCCTCGGCCAGCAGTCCGTCCAGGTCCCAGCCGCGGTCGGTCGGGAACCCGGTGACCGCGTCCGCGCCGCGGGCGACCAGGTCCCACAGCTGTTCCGGTGTGCCGACGCCGCCGGGGAAGCGGCAGGCCATGCCCACCACGGCGATCGGCTCGTCGCCGGTGTCCAGTTCGGCCAGGCGCTGCCGGGCCTGGTGCAGTTCGGCGGTGACCTTCTTGAGGTAGTCGAACAGCTTCTGGTCGGTCACGCCGCTCACTCCCCTGCCCCGGCGATGCCGAGTTCGTCCTCGATGAACCGGTAGACGTCCTCGGGCGTGGCCCAGTCGTCCTCCGGTGTGCTGCGGGTGGTCCAGTCGGCCAGCAGGTCGCGCAGCCGTTGCGCCACGGCTTCCCGTTCGTCGCCGGTGACCTCGGCGGTGGCCAGGCTCGCGCCGAGCCGGTCCAGTTCGGCCAGCACCCCTGGTTGTCCGGGTTCGGGGGCGGCGACGCCGAGTTGGCCGCCGAGGTGGGCGACCAGGTCGGCCACGGTCGGGTAGTCGAAGACCAGGGTCGCGGTCAGCCGCAGCCCGGTGGCCCCGGAGAGGCGGTTGCGCAGTTCGACCGCGGTCAGCGAGTCGAAGCCGAGTTCCTTGAACGCCTGACCCGGATCGAGGTCGGCGCCCGAGGCGTGGCCGAGTACCGCGGCGGCGTGGCCGCGCACCAGGTCGAGCAGGTGGCGGCCGCGTTCGGCTGCGGTCAGTCCGGCCCAGCGGCGGGTGAAGGCGTCCTGCTGTTCCTCGCCCGCGATCCGCCGTGCGGGGGTGCCGCCGGTGAGTCCGCGCAGCACCGGGGAAAGGCCGGTGCCGCGGCGCAGTGCGGCCGGGTCCAGGCGGGTCAGGCCGAGCACCGGTTCGGCCGCAGCGAGGGCCCGGTCGAGCA contains:
- a CDS encoding type I polyketide synthase, which produces MSGVTDQKLFDYLKKVTAELHQARQRLAELDTGDEPIAVVGMACRFPGGVGTPEQLWDLVARGADAVTGFPTDRGWDLDGLLAEGGSVTEHGGFLDGVADFDPEFFGISPREALAMDPQQRLLLETSWEALEHAGLDPAGLTGTDVGVFTGTFPSGYLDLAAGSGEDLAGHLITGGSQSVASGRVSYVLGLQGPAMTVDTACSSSLVALHLAVQALRAGECSMALAGGVTVMATPDTFVGFSRQGGMAADGRCKAFADGADGTGWSEGVGILVVQRLSDAVREGRQVLAVVRGSAVNQDGASNGLTAPNGPAQQKVIRQALAVAGLAPSEVDAVEAHGTGTVLGDPIEAQALIATYGQDRDTPLLLGSLKSNLGHSQAAAGVAGVIKMIMALRHGVLPSTLHVDAPSSRIDWTAGSVRLLTEATPWPETGRPRRAAVSSFGVSGTNAHVILEAAPARAEVEDPAVEVLPWVLSGRTGQALRDQAARLLADLPADSAAVGRTLLARTAFAHRAVVIGADRDELVAGLRAVADDVPAPGVVLGEAGPVSGLVFVFPGQGAQWAGMAVELLAESAVFAAALDECAAALKSFVDWDLREVLADEESLARVDVVQPALWAVMVSLAALWRSLGVEPDAVLGHSQGEIAAVCVAGGLSLVDGARVVALRSRAIADTLAGQGGMAAVPLPVAAAIELIRDWQGRLAVAAVNGPNSVVVSGDPDAIAELVARCEAEEVRAKVIPVDYASHSAQVERIAERLLAELAPISPRPATVPVYSTVTGAAFDTAGADAAYWVRNLRETVRFERATRTAIADGLNTFVEVSPHPVLTTAVQDTAPEAIAVGALRRGAGGRRQMLTALAELFARGGTVDWAAALPGSTRVDLPAYAFQHSRFWPAALPLTADVAAAGLEPAGHPLLGAVVSLADPGTLVLTGRLGATAHPWLADHRVRGRIVFPGTGFAELAIRAGDAVGCARVAELVLETPLVLTERGCQVRVSLTEQAHSWVLAVHARPEGTTAWTRHATGLLTTDVSAAPDTTWAPEGPEADLGGLYAPDGPIAYGPAFQGLRRARVAGDRVWAEVELPEVPSTGYGIHPALFDAVLHAAGFTGLAEHGPALPFLLADVVLHATGATRLRALLTRTGPDSVSLTCTDHAGAPVLTVGTLTLRPLPEGDLVEGPGDTAVLVPQWIELSEGTLPDTAGWAVIEPGTEPPADAEVVVLSLPHQETPDPVAVHQRTEWVLDRLQRLAGTRLIVHTRGAVAATDLAAAAVWGLVRAAQSENPGLITLVDTESDANTDLLARAVSTGETQVAVRGDRLLGLRLVRATNAGSPPVVDGPVLVTGGTGGLGGLLAKHLVTAYGVRELVLLSRSGGGAELVAELAELGATATVVAGDVADRDTVAALFAAHPVRGVVHAAGVLDDGLTGNLTAEQLHTVLAPKVDGLWHLHELAGDLPLFAVFSSLAGILGNAGQGNYAAANTYADALIQWRRDQGLAGISLAWGAWTPEVGRTGALAETDRRRLERSPLPPLSIAQGLALFDTALATNAPVTGLTRLAPGAGELPVLRALFPATAARPVADQGATGEGFAQRWRDTPAEDRPRLLRDLVGGHVAAVLGHNSPAAVSATRPFKELGFDSLTAVELRNRIAAASGLRLPATLVFDHPSVTAVADHLTGLLGGASTSTRTTQSAVVAEDPIAIVGMACRLPGGVGTPDELWELLAEGRDAISGFPADRGWDLDALSSGDSVTTEGGFLTDAAGFDAAFFGISPREAVATDPQQRLLLETSWEALEHAGIDPSSLAGEPVGVFAGAMPSGYIAAAGDSAEVAGHMITGGSQSVISGRIAYTLGLQGPAVTVDTACSSSLVALHWAAQALRSGECGMALVGGVSVLATPDAFIGFSLQGGLSTDGRCKPYAEAADGTGWAEGVGVLVVQRLSDARREGRRVLAVVRGSAVNQDGASNGLTAPNGPAQQRVIQQALAAAGLTPSEVDTVEGHGTGTVLGDPIEAQAVLATYGQDRETPLYLGSLKSNLGHTQAAAGVAGIIKMVQAMRHGTLPQSLHIDAPSSTVDWSAGSVELLTEARPWPETGRPRRAGVSSFGVSGTNAHVILEAAEPLPPKETPAADLLPWVLSASSAAALREQAERIADTAGSAADIAWTLATARARLAHRLVVTGTDRAELAAALRAFTAADPAAEAVHGQADTDRGPVLVFPGQGGQWAGMALDLLDHPVFAEALAECTRALAPYQDWTPAEVLGDEVALAKVEVVQPLLWAIMVSLAAVWRSLGVRPAAVIGHSQGEIAALCVAGGLSLEDGARIVSLRAKAIAAELAGSGGMAAVRLPAEQVAGLLGEGLSIAAINSPTSVVVSGEIHAVRALVDRCVADGVRATLLPIDYAAHAAPVDRIADRMLADLAGIQPRPAPIPVYSSVTGEVLDTSSADAAYWVRNTRHTVRFADAVHTAAEAGHQVFLEVGPHPVLTAAIQETRPEAGAVGTLRRDEPGPRRLLDSAARLFVSGVPVDWRPLLPAANLVDLPVYPFQHQRYWPAAPANTGDVTGAGLAPADHPLLGALVALPDSGAPLFTGRLSLATHPWLAQHTVRGSVLLPGAALVELAVRAGDAVGCTRLAELVLEAPLVLPARGGVQLRVSLAERDGGWAVTVHARAEHADWTRHATGLLTTGGPTPIGPWTPEGTRVDTAGLYGQDGEVRYGPAFQGLTEVWAQDGRVWAAAELPGLPATGYGIHPALLDAVLQTAAFAIGDGGTRLPFTFTDVVLHASGATRVRIALTTTGDQVTLAVTDPTGAPVLTIGGMTTRPLPDGALTDDTTVLTPTWRALGELAPGEVDGWLIAEDPATAEGNPTHLVMPVPRADDESIVDRTHRLTALVLDRLQRWLADPRADTTHLVVVTAGATDTDPAAAAIWGLVHTAQNEHPDRITLIDLDPTAELDLAQLAAAVATGEPRIAVREGIARAPELWQPDTDTLIPPPANHWRLETTERGTLAGLALVACPEQAEPLPAGHVRLAVRAAGLNFRDVLSALDMYPGDPGPLGGEAAGVITEVGPDVTGLAVGDKVLAMAPAAFGTTVVADQRLVARIPDGWAFAEAASIPIAFLTAYYGLVDLARVRRGEKLLVHAGTGGVGMAAIQLARHFGLEVFATASESKWDTLRSLGLDDDHIASSRSLEFADRFRDIDVVLNSLAGEYIDASLGLLTEGGRFLEMGKTDLREGIPGYQAFDMVEAGPERIGAMLTGLMALFAEGALRPLPVTSADVRAARSVFRTMSQARHTGKLVLTLPEPVDPDGTVVITGGTGGLGSAVARHLVRTHGARRLLLLSRRGTAPELVEELTGLGAEVTVTACDAADRTALAAALAGHRVTGVVHAAGVLDDGVLSALTPERVDRVFAPKVDATWHLHELLGDTAFFVVFSSLAGLLGNPGQGNYAAANTFADAVIRLRRAQGRSGTSMAWGSWTAQVGLTSTLTAADRGRMAAAGMLPLSVEQGLALFDTALRADRPLLGLTRFTARRDRPASASRPVAGAAPADQDAFTARLAALPAAERPAFLLDLVRGQAAAVLGHPDPGAVEGGQAFRDLGFDSLTAVELRNRLSAATGLTLPATLVFDHPTPHRVVALLRDRIEVDEPSPAEPVLAYLTGLKATVDAVGATERDRIAERLRELLDLCAAPAPEAEDLDEASDDELFALVDQGID